Proteins found in one Brachyspira murdochii DSM 12563 genomic segment:
- the ftsA gene encoding cell division protein FtsA, with amino-acid sequence MKEPIIAGLDAGSASVKTVIARVNDDKLDIIGIGESESEGIKKGVIINIDAAANAIEKSINEAEHMAGLQAPDIIAAIGGDHIKGLNSKGVIGVNTKDKEVTPLEIDRVLESAKNILIPADREIIEAIEQEYSLDGQDEIKNPIGMSGTRLETKVHIITGLKHVSEHLRKTLNKMRFSGKDFIVNIRGSAEACLTDDEKELGVVVFDIGHSTTSMMVYLEGSVWHTAVIPVGSQHITNDIAEGLRITIPSAEKLKKDHGFAFIDMVGEKEIIEVPTASGQMRTIPKRVLTEIIQPRVEEIFSLCGKELSKMKYIDSLSAGMVFTGGGALLPGLVELAKAYQTAVKGAAPITARIGVPDKIEGIRDIANNPAYSAVVGILMMSLDEATQVNVPHKKTSEKGKFKFNFKNPFSEFFK; translated from the coding sequence TTGAAAGAGCCAATTATAGCGGGATTAGATGCAGGAAGTGCATCAGTAAAAACTGTCATTGCCCGTGTTAATGATGATAAATTAGATATTATAGGAATAGGTGAAAGTGAAAGCGAAGGCATCAAAAAAGGGGTAATAATCAATATAGATGCTGCTGCTAATGCCATAGAAAAATCTATCAATGAAGCCGAACATATGGCTGGCTTACAGGCTCCTGATATAATTGCGGCAATAGGCGGAGATCATATTAAAGGATTAAACAGCAAAGGCGTTATTGGGGTAAACACAAAAGATAAAGAAGTTACTCCTCTTGAAATTGACAGAGTTTTAGAAAGTGCTAAAAATATATTAATACCTGCTGACAGAGAAATAATAGAAGCTATAGAACAGGAATACTCGTTAGACGGACAAGATGAAATAAAAAATCCTATAGGTATGTCTGGTACAAGACTCGAAACCAAAGTGCATATTATAACAGGTCTTAAACATGTAAGTGAGCATCTTAGAAAAACTTTAAATAAAATGCGTTTTTCTGGAAAGGATTTTATAGTTAATATACGCGGAAGTGCTGAAGCATGCCTTACTGATGATGAAAAAGAATTAGGTGTTGTTGTATTTGATATAGGACATTCTACTACTTCTATGATGGTATATTTGGAAGGTTCTGTTTGGCATACTGCCGTTATACCTGTCGGAAGTCAGCATATTACTAATGATATAGCTGAAGGACTTAGAATAACAATACCTTCCGCTGAAAAATTAAAAAAAGATCATGGATTTGCTTTTATAGACATGGTAGGAGAAAAAGAAATTATTGAAGTACCTACTGCAAGCGGACAAATGCGTACTATACCTAAAAGAGTTTTAACTGAAATTATACAGCCTAGAGTGGAAGAAATATTCAGTTTATGCGGAAAAGAATTAAGCAAAATGAAATATATTGATTCTCTTTCTGCTGGAATGGTATTTACTGGAGGAGGAGCATTACTTCCTGGGCTTGTGGAGCTTGCTAAGGCTTATCAAACTGCTGTTAAAGGGGCAGCACCAATAACTGCAAGAATAGGTGTACCTGATAAAATAGAAGGTATAAGAGATATAGCAAATAATCCTGCCTACTCTGCTGTTGTTGGAATACTTATGATGAGTTTAGACGAAGCTACTCAGGTTAATGTACCTCATAAAAAAACTTCTGAAAAAGGTAAGTTTAAATTCAACTTTAAAAATCCTTTCTCTGAGTTTTTCAAATAA
- a CDS encoding YfbM family protein has protein sequence MGCLGVLFALSDKDLNKLLKTSRLERPDFVCEYLEEIYFEKHRKYIYELDKSWDAMHRCLSNDGLLVFGDDNYPLGSVIMGGDVLYGNGDEEEDYIITLKKANVVKDIAQKIETITKEQFKEKYFKIDEKGYEYPLNDEDFEYTWDYFYRSIEFWKNASESNRAMIFTADQ, from the coding sequence ATGGGCTGTTTAGGAGTATTATTTGCTTTAAGCGATAAAGATTTAAATAAATTATTAAAAACTTCAAGACTTGAAAGACCTGATTTTGTTTGTGAATATTTAGAAGAAATATACTTTGAAAAGCATAGAAAATATATTTATGAACTTGATAAATCTTGGGACGCTATGCATAGATGTCTTTCTAATGATGGGCTTTTGGTATTTGGTGATGATAATTATCCTTTAGGCTCTGTAATAATGGGAGGCGATGTTTTATACGGAAATGGTGATGAAGAAGAGGATTATATTATCACATTAAAAAAAGCAAATGTAGTTAAAGATATAGCTCAAAAAATAGAAACTATAACAAAAGAACAGTTCAAAGAAAAGTATTTTAAAATAGATGAAAAAGGTTATGAGTATCCGTTAAATGATGAAGACTTTGAATATACTTGGGACTATTTTTACAGAAGTATAGAGTTTTGGAAAAATGCTTCTGAGTCAAACAGAGCTATGATATTTACAGCTGACCAATAA